The sequence CCCGGCTGGGGAAAGCAGTCGGAGGTGTCGATGACCACGGTCCGGCCGGCACGGAGCGCAGATCCCGGCCACGTCCGGGACGCGGGCGAAGGGCACGGACGGGATGATCACGTCCTGGCCGGGGGTTCGCCACCTCGGCATCGTGCCCGTCGGCGCTGAACGTGCCCGTCCGCGATGTCCCGATCGGGCCGGTTCCGATAACGTCAAGTTCCATGATTTGTCCTCCTAAAGGTCGCGTCGCTCCCTTGGAGGGAAGGGGTGACGCGGTCGGCGGCAGCGTCCGGAAGGGCGTGGCGCCCGGGGCCCGGCCCGGTGGTCTACTCCGCGTCGCCGGGCCGGCGGTAGCCGCTTTCGATGAGGTCGCGCAGACGGCCGAGCGACTCTTCGTCGGCGGCGCCGGTGCCCATCAGCCAGGCGACGGAACAGGCGGCGAGGAACAGATCGAATCCCGTCACCGAAGGCCGCGCGCGTCCCGCATACTGGGCGGCCTTCACATACTCGTCCGTTGTGGCGATGAGCATGTCACAGGGCAGGGTCAGGGGGTTGCCCGGCTCCTGCGCCTTGGCCGCGACCATGAGCGGTTCCGGCAGCCCGCTGAAAGCACTGAAGTACTCCTCCAGCGCCCGCAGCCACTGCCGCAGCCTCTCGGCCGCGTCGTCGATCCCGGCGATCTCCGCCCGGCGGGCCATCAACTCGTCGGAGCGCGTCTGCAGCACCGCCGCGAGCAGCGCCTCCCGGGTCGGGAAGTGCCGGTACAGCGTCGCGGGCCCGACTCCGGCCTCCTTGGCGACCGCTTCCAGCGACGTACCCACCCCGTATCTCAGGAAGTGGTGCTGCGCCGCGTCCAGGAGAGCGGCCCGGTTGCGCAGGACGTCCGCGCGCGGCTTGCGTGCTTGCTGTCCGCCGCTCATGCGCACTCCCGTTGTACGACGCCACGAAACGGATGCTGCATCCGTATGGGGCGAGCGTAAAACGGAGGCAGCCTCCGGTCAAGCGGCCGCATGTCCGCCGCCCGCGCGGACCGAGCAGATCCCGTGCTCCGGGTCAGGGGAAGCTGTACGTCCGCTCTCCGTCCGGGTATCCGCGGACGTGGTCCGGTGTCCATGGAGGTAGGCCCGGGCCCAGTCGCCGCGCGGCGTGTCGACCGGGGCGACGGGTGGCTCGACGGCATGGCCGCCGGTGCCGGAGCCCGGTGCCGCGTGGACGGCCCGGTCGCCGACGGCCGGACGGCCCTGGCACAGACCGCGCCGCTGTTCCCGGGCGCCGAGCGCCGTGACCGCGTACGTGGCGCGCGGAACGAGGCCGCGCAGTGCTCGTCAGTCGGTGGTGAGGTGGGTCGTGCAGAAGTCGGTGAGCTTGTCGACGGCAAGGTCGACGTACTCCTGCTTGTCGTAGAGGTCGACGTGGCTGGCGCCCTTGATCCAGTGGAGTTCCCTGGGGCCGGTGGCCCGCTGGTGGGCCTCCACGGCCATCCAGGCGGTGACGGCGCGTTCGCCGATGATCTGGAGCATGGGGCGGGGGGCGATCAACGGGACGGCGGAGAAGGCGTCGTGGAAGGCCATCCTGTCGATGCTCTCCCAGGCGAGGGTCTTCGCGGAGCGCTCGTGGTAGCCGCGTGGGGTGCAGTAGTACTCGAAGCCTTCGAGGCCGTGCCGGCCGCCGAGCGCGCGGGCCTGCTCGGCCGTCTGCGCGAACATGGTCATCGTGCCGGGGTCCTCACCGCGTGCGGCGGCGCCGCGGGCCTCCGCGGCGGCGCCCAACAGGGCCTGGAAGACGGCCGGGTCCTGGGTGCCGTCGGCGCCGAGACGGAACTGACGGGCGGGCTCGGCGGTGGACACGGTGGCCACGGCCCTGACACGGTGGTCGCCGCCGGCGGCGGCCAGCGCATAGCTGCCGGAGGCGCAGATGCCCAGCAGGCCGATCCGGTCGGCGTCGACCTCTTCGAGGGTGGTGAGGTAGGAGACAGCGGCCTTGAAGTCCTCCACCCGCTGGGCGGGGTCTTCCAGACCGCGGGGCAGGCCGCCGGACTCGCCCTGGTAGGCGGCGTCGAAGGCGAGGGCGACGAACCCCCGCTCGGCCATGCGCCGCGCGTACGTGCCGGAGGTCTGCTCCTTCACGCCGGTGCCGGGGTGACCGACGACGAGCGCCGGCCGTGGTCCCGACGGCCGCGTGCCGGGGATGTAGAGGTGGCCGGCGAGCGGGATGCCGGCGCTGGTGAAGCCGACGGTGGTCCGGGGCATGAGGCACTCTCCCTGAGACGGTGGTGACGTGTCACGACGCACCCGCACGGCGGACTCGCGGTCCGCACCCCGCCGGGCACACCTCCACGTTCCGCCCGTCTCCGCACGAGCGGGAGAGCAAGGTTTCTGCCTGGGAAAGAACTTGTCCCCCCATACGTGTGCCGTGGTCGTCGTGGGCGCGATGACACTTATGGGCATGACTTCGGATTCCGACGCCCTGGCGCTGGGCGCCTTCCTCAAGGCCCGCCGGGCCCGGCTCACGCCACGAGAGTGCGGCCTTCCCGAGACGGACTCCGTCCGCAGAGTCGCCGGTTTGCGCCGCGAGGAGGTCGCCCGGCTCGCCGCCATCAGCGTGGACTACTACACACGGCTGGAACAGGGCCGCGTCCGGGCATCCGGACCCGTGCTGACCACGCTGGCCCGCGCCCTGCGCCTCGACGACGACCAGCAGCGGTACCTCTACGAACTCGCCGGCCGAAGCGACGCCCGGCCGCGCCGCCGACGGCCCGCCCAACGCCCGCGTCCGGCCATGCGACGCCTGCTCGACCAGCTCACCGGAACCCCCGCGCTCGTCCTCGGCAGACGCCTGGACGTCCTGGCCTGGAACTCCGCCGCCACGGCCCTCTACACCGACTTCGCCGCCCTCCCGGCGAACCGGCGCAACTACATGCGGCTGCTTTTCACGCACGCGGTGGTCCGGCACCTGCACCGGGACTGGGCCCACGACGCCCGGGAAGCCGTCGCCGCGCTGCGCATGGCGGCCGCGGCCGATCCCGACGATCCCGACCTCGCCCAGCTCGTAGGCGAACTCTCCCTCCAGGACTCCGACTTCCGCACCTGGTGGGCCGAACACCACGTCAACAGCGCCAGTCACGGCACCAAGCACTACCGCCATCACCTGGTGGGCGACCTCACGCTCGACTGCGACACCTGGGCCGATCCCGACGGTTCCGGACAGCGCCTGATGATCCTGACCGCCGAACCCGGCAGCCCCTCCCACGACGCCTTGCGCATCCTCACCTCATGGACCGCCCGGCAGCAGAGCGCCAACGGGGCGCAGGGCCCGGCGCGATGACCGCCTGGGCACCTGGAGGCGTCCTCTGTCGCGCGCACGGAGCGAGTGGGAGGCGTGCGCGCGAGCGCTGGGCGGTGCCGGCGCGCCTTCCGCACGCGCCAGGACGTCGCCGTACGCCCGAACCGCACAGAGCAGGCGGCCTTGACCTCGATCATGGTTGAGGTTGTTGGGTGGGTGATGGCGGCCAACGCGGCCTCCACTCGAACGATCCGGCACGGAAGAAGGCACCGTCGTGACGAGCGACATTCTTGTGGTGGGCACGGTTTCACCGGAGGCCCGGGCCGCGGTGACAGGTGTGGTGAAGAGCCTGGAGAAGGCTTTCAACGAGAAGGACCCGATCGCGCTGGGCGAGCAGTTCGCCGAGCGGGCCTCCTGGACCAACGCGAGGGGCACGCGTCTCGACGGCAGGGAGGAGATCACCGAGTTCAGCACCGTGGCGATGAAGAGCTTCCTGGGCGACTCCTTCGCCCGGTACGACGTGGTCAAGCTGCTGGAGGTGGCCCCCGACGTGATCGCGGTGAATGTCGTGCAGACACCCACCGACAGCACAGGCAGCCCTGTCGACGGCCCACGGGGAGCAACTCTGTACGTGCTCGCCCGGCAGGTGGACGGCTGGCACATCGTGGCCGGCCAGAACATGGCCGTGGACCCGCGGACGGTGTGACACCTGGTCTCCGCACCCTCGCGCGACAGCCGACCCGGCCGGGCGCGGCGTCGACGAACGCGGGACGAGCGCGACACCGGCGTCGCGCTCCCCGGCGAGCCGGAACGGCCCGGCCGACGCGACCGCTCGACGCGACCGGGTCCACGGCGCCGGCCACCCAGACTTACGGAGGTGATGGCGACCGGCTTCACGGCGGCCGCCTCCGCGATACGTGCCAAGGAGGTGCAGGGCGGTCAGCCGCGTCAAGCGCGGTCCGTCCGGTGGTCGGGATCGTGCCGGGCGGCGACCGGCCCGGGACGTGTTGCGCGCGATGGCCGCGTCGTCTGCCTTGTCGTCGGACTTGACGACGTCGACGGGGTGGACCGGAGCGTGGTGACGGCACGGGCGGTGGGGCGGACGGACGCGGTCGTGGTGGCGGTCGTGGCCACGCTCGCGTCCGCAGACGACGCCGAGACCACGGACCGGCTTCCGTCATCGCGGGGTGAAGACGTCGTGGAAGTCGCCACCGGTCTCAAGTTCTTCGCCGGGAACCTCGGACAGGACGGGAGGCCGGTGCGGAGGGCACGGGCGAGTAACGGGTCCGTTCGCCGACGGACCGGGAAAAGTTCGCGGCGCGGTGTCGATCCGGCCCCGTCCCGATCGACGTCATGGTGTGCGGTGCCCCGCCGCACGATGACGCCACGGAACCCGACGAGGACACAGATGGATCAGCTGCTGAGAGTCATGAACTTCAACGTTTCGCGTGACGGCATCGGTGCCGGCGAACACCAAAGCCTCGAAAGTCCGTTCGGCTACGATCATCCCGAGAGGCTGTTCGCCTGGGCCGGGGCCACGGCGAGCTGGCCGATGCGCACCGAGCCCGGCGGGAGCCGGGGCCTCGACGACTACTTCACCCGGGACTTCGCCCGGAACATCGGAGCCGAGATCATGGGCCGCAACAAGTTCGGTCCCCAGCGCGGGCCGTGGCAGAACCACGAGTGGCGCGGCTGGTGGGGACAGGAACCCCCGTTCCGCACACCGGTGTTCGTCATGACCCACCACGAGCGCCCGTCGTTCACGCTCGGCGACACCACGTTCCACTTCGTCGACGGCGACCCGGCCACGGTCCTCCGACAGGCGAGGGAAGCGGCACAGGGCAAGGATGTCCGGCTCGGCGGCGGGGTCACCACCATCCGCCAGTTCCTCGACGCCGGCCTCGTCGACACCCTGCACGTCGCGGTCTCGCCGGTCGAACTCACCTCCGGACTACGGCTCTGGGAGTCCCCCGACGACCTGCGCGACCGGTACCACCTGGAGGTGGTGCCCAGCCCGAGCGGCGTCACCCACCACCTGTTCTGGCGGAAGTAACGCCAAGCGCCTCCTCGCTGTCGGGCCCCGGCCGCGAGGAGGCACCCGCCTCGACGGGCGCCTTCGACGCGGGGCCCGGGATCACGCGGGACGCGCCGCGGTAGTGGGAGCCGGACCCGAAGCGAACTGCCGCGGCCCGCCGAAAAGTGCCGAGAGCCGCGACGAGCGTCATCGCCGTCTCGGACGGACTCGGCCGGGACGGTTCGGCGTGCGGGTGGTCCGTGAGCCGGCCGATCGCGCGGACGAGGGCCGGGCCGAAGTGCCGACGTGCCGCAGCCCGGGCACGCGTGGGCGTGTCCAGGCTGCGTGGCCGGGTGCCGTGATGGCCGCGGCGTCAGGCGGAGACGGCGGCGTGCAGGGCGTCCAGGCCGTCTCGGTAGATTCCGGTGAACAGGTCGACGACCTCGGACTCGGTGGCGTCGACGGGGTTGAAGCGGCCGGACCACTGGACCTCGGCGATGTCGTCCCGGCCGGGGATCGTGTGGACCCGGAGGGTGGCGACGTAGCCGTTGACGGGGAACGGGGCCTGGAGGATGGCGTAGCTGTAGTGGCGCTCGGCCTCGTTGAACTCCAAGAGGCGCTCGGTGATGATCTCGCCCTCGGAGTTCTTCAGCCGGCGCACCCGGCCGCCTTCGAGTGCGGTGCTCTCGGGGATGTGGGGGAGCCAGTCGGGCAGGGCGTCGAAGCCGCCGATGAGGCTCCAGACCTTGTCGGGTGAGGCGGGCACTGTGCGGCTGACGGAAGTCGAGGCCATGGTCTTTCTCCTGGATGCCGGCGTGGGGGAAAACGGGTCGGGGGGGGTCAGGCGCCGTCGGGCAGCGGGGCGGCCGGGCTGATCAGGCCGGCGGCGCGCAGGTCGTGCCAGAACGCGGCCGGGACGGTCTCGTTCAGGGCGGCGGTGTCCTCGGCGATGCGGCTGGGCCGGGTGGCGCCGGGGACGACGGCGGCGGCTGCCGGGTGGGCGAGGGAGAACTGCAGGGCGGCGGCCTTGATGCTGATGCCGTGCTCGCCGGCGAGGGCCTTGAGCCGGCCGACGCGCTCGATGATCTCCGGAGGGGCCTGCTGGTACTCGAAGTGGCTGCCACCGGCGAGGATGCCGGAGCTGTAGGGGCCGCCGACGACCATGTCGACGTTCTGTTCCCGGGCCATGGGCAGCAGGCGCTGCAGGGCGTGCTCGTGGTCGAGGAGGGTGTAGCGGCCGGCGAGGAGGAAGCCGTCGGGGCGGGGCTCGTCGAGGGCGAGGGTCAGCTCGATGGGCTCGGTCTTGTTGACGCCCAGGCCCCAGGCCTTGATGACACCCTCGTCACGCAGCCGGGACAGAACGCGGAAGGCTCCGGTGCGGGCCTCCTCGAACTTCTGGACCCAGGCGTCGCCGTGGAAGTCCTGGGCTATGTCGTGCACCCAGACGATGTCGAGCCGGTCGACACCGAGGCGCTTGAGGCTGCCCTCGATGGAGCGTTCGGTGGCCTCGGCGGTCCACTCGTGGAGGATCTTGTTGGAATTGCCGTGCTCGAAGAGACCGCCCTTCTCTCCGAAGTCGGGGACGTCGGTCTCCGGCTCGTCGAGGATGACCCGGCCGACCTTGGTCGACAGCACGTAGGCGTCGCGCGGCTTGGCCGAGAGGACCTGGCCCAGGCGCTCCTCGGCCAGGCCGGCACCGTAGAAGGGGGCGGTGTCGTAGTAGCGGATGCCCTGCTCCCAGGCGGCCTCGACGGTGGCGCGGGCCTCCTCGCCGGGGATCGCGCGGAACATGTTGCCGAGCGGGGCGGTCCCGAAGCCGAGCCGGCCGGGAAGGATTTCCTTGAGGGACATGACAGTGCCTTTCGATGGATGCGTTGAGCGCCGGGGCCGTTACGGCTTTCCCGGCCCGACCGAGGCATGTGCGGACGGATGCCTCTGCGGCTCGCGGCTCCGGCCGCGGAACCGTGGCAGTGGACGCGCGGCGGCGTCTTGCCGGAGCCGGGGCGCCTCACCGCCGTGAATGCGGGAGCGCGTTATATGCATGAACAATACTTGCAGACGCGGGCTAATGCAAGTGGTGTCCCACCGGGCGATCTCACCGGCGAGGGAAGTGCGGCAGGACGTCCTCGGCGAGTTCGCGCAGTACGTCGTCGACGGGCCGCTCGTTGGGACGCAGGTTGAAGGAGACATGGGCGACGCCGAGATCGGCCATCCGCCCCAGGTGGTCGATCAGGCCCTTGCTCCCGACGCTGAGTCCCAGCCGGATGGGCCGGGGCGGAGCGTCCGGGTCCTCTCGCAGGTGCAGCACCATGGGCGTCAGGTACGGCTTGCCGCCTCCGGTGAGCCGCTGCCACTCGCGCGTCTTCAGGCGCAGGGCGCCAAGGTCGCGCGGGTAGTCGAGGGAGGCGTCGGCGTGCTCGGCGATCCACTCCGGGGTCTGCTGCGCGCCGCCGGCGACGGCGATCGGGATGCCCGCCGCGTGGACGGGCCTGGGCAGGACGGCGAGCTGCCGGTCGGCGCCGAGGCCGGCCCGGGGCAGCTCCAGCGGGCCACCGCGCCAGGCGGCGCGCAGAGTCTCCACGCCTTCGCGGAACGCTGTGCCACGCTGCCGGAAGTCCCGCCCGAAGAGCGGATACTCCACCGGGCGGTCGCCGCTCGCGAGCCCGAGCAGCATGCGGCCGTCCGCGAGCACGTCCACGGTGGCGGCGGCCTTGGCGACCAGCAGGGGCTCGCGCAGGGGCAGCACGATCGCGCTGGTGGCGAGGACGGCGTCGTCCGTGACGGCGGCCAGATGACCGAGGTGGGTGAAGGTCTCGAAGACGGATCCGGCGTCGCCGAACTGCACGGGGTCGTAGAGCGGCACGTCGCGCAGCCACAGGGCGGCGAAGCCGAGCCGGTCGGCGAGCCGGGCGAGCCGGGTGTGTCCGGTCAGGTCGGGGACGCCGAAGGGGCGGCCGGCCTCGCGGCCGGCGTGCTGCCGTGCCGGGTCCCAGTCGTTGTCGAGGGGGAGTTCGACTCCGAGGGTGAGCCGCCCGGGGGCGGGGGCCAGACGGGCGAGTGCGGGGTGCGGGGATGCCACGGTGGGTCCTTCCGGGGCGGGTACGGCGCCCCGTCCCGGGCATCCGCCCGGGACGGGGTTGCGGTGTGCGCGGCTCTCGAGCCGTATCGGTGCCGGTGTACCGGCTCGGGCCCGCGGATCAGTTGAACTGGTCCGGGTGGGGGCCGGTGCGCAGGCCGCGGTCGGCGGCCTCGATCGCGGTCATGTCCTCGTCGGTGAGCCGGAAGTCGAACACGTCGAGGTTCTGGCGGATGCGGGCCGGGGTGACCGACTTGGGGATGACGATGTTGCCGAGCTGGAGGTGCCAGCGCAGGACCACCTGGGCGGGGGTCTTGCCGGTGCGGTCGGCGACGGCGGTGACGGCGGGATCGTCCAGGACCGCGCCCTGGGCGAGCGGGCTCCACGCCTCGGTGGCGATGCCGTGCCGGGCGTGGAAGGCGCGCAGCTCGGCCTGCTGGAGACCCGGGTGCAGCTCGATCTGGTTGACCGCCGGGACGAGCGCGCTGTTGTCCAGCAGCCGCTGAAGGTGGGCGGGCTGGAAGTTGGAGACACCGGCGGCCCGGATCCGTCCCTCGCCGGCGAGGCGCTCGATGGCGCGCCAGGAGTCCAGGTACAGGTCGCGGGCGGGAGTGGGCCAGTGGATCAGGTAGAGGTCGAGGTGGTCCAGGCCGAGCTTGGCGAGGCTGGCGTCGAAGGCCCGCAGGGTGGCGTCGTAGCCCTGGTCGGCGTTCCACAGCTTGGACGTGACGAACAGCTCCCGGCGGGGCAGCCCGGAGGCGGCCAGCGCCCGGCCGACGCCGCCCTCGTTGCCGTAGATCGCCGCGGTGTCGATGCTGCGGTATCCGGCTTCCAGGGCGTTGGTGACGGCGGCGGCGGTCTGGTCGTCGGGGACCTGGAAGACGCCGAAGCCGAGCTGGGGGATCTCGACGCCGTTGTTCAGCTTCACGGCGGGGACGGTGGTCATGGTGTGGCTCTCTTTCAGTCGGTGTGGTCGGTGAGGGTGTGTGGTTCGGCGTGGTCTGCGGGGGCTTCGCGGGGTGCGGGTCAGCGGGCGAGTTCCTCCAGCACGGTGGCCGCGAAGGCGTGGTCCTGCTCGGGCGCGCCGCCGCCGACGCCCACCGCTCCGACCAGACGGCCGTCGCGGTGGACGGGGACGCCGCCCGCGATGAACAGCAGCGGCCGGTCCAGTGCGGTGGGCAGGGAGTGGAACGGCCCGTCGGGCTTGACGAGGTCGACCGGGCCGGCGGTCGGCGCGTTCAGCTGAAGGGCGGTGTACGCCTTGCGGGTGCTGGTCTCGCCGGGGATCAGGACCGCGCGGTCGTCGCGGCGGAAGGCGAGCAGGTGCCCGCCCGCGTCCAGGACGGTGACGCTGACCGGGACCCCGGCGGCCTCGGCGGCGGCCCGGGCGGCCGCGATCAACATGTCGGCGTCGGTGGTGGTCAGCGGAGTGACGGCGGTGGCGTTCATGGTGCTTCTCCTCGGGGAGCGATGGCGCTTGTCCTGGGGAGGAGAGGAGGTCAGTGGTGGACGGGGGCAGCCGCGGGGGCGGTGGACGCGCCGTCCCGTGCGGGGGTGCGCCGTTCCAGGGCGGCGGACCAGAAGGCCAGGAGGAGAGCGGCGGCGGCGAGGACGGCGCCGACCCAGTTCGGTGCGGTGTAGCCGAGGCCGGCGGCGATGACCACGCCGCCGAGCCAGGCGGCGAGCGCGTTGCCGAGGTTGAACGCCCCGATGTTCACGGCCGAGGCCAGGGTGGGAGCGCCGTGCGCCTGGTCGAGGACGCGCTTTTGCAGCGGCGGTACGGTGGCGAAGCCGAGCGCCCCGACGAG comes from Streptomyces sp. SCL15-4 and encodes:
- a CDS encoding TetR/AcrR family transcriptional regulator → MSGGQQARKPRADVLRNRAALLDAAQHHFLRYGVGTSLEAVAKEAGVGPATLYRHFPTREALLAAVLQTRSDELMARRAEIAGIDDAAERLRQWLRALEEYFSAFSGLPEPLMVAAKAQEPGNPLTLPCDMLIATTDEYVKAAQYAGRARPSVTGFDLFLAACSVAWLMGTGAADEESLGRLRDLIESGYRRPGDAE
- a CDS encoding alpha/beta hydrolase, which translates into the protein MPRTTVGFTSAGIPLAGHLYIPGTRPSGPRPALVVGHPGTGVKEQTSGTYARRMAERGFVALAFDAAYQGESGGLPRGLEDPAQRVEDFKAAVSYLTTLEEVDADRIGLLGICASGSYALAAAGGDHRVRAVATVSTAEPARQFRLGADGTQDPAVFQALLGAAAEARGAAARGEDPGTMTMFAQTAEQARALGGRHGLEGFEYYCTPRGYHERSAKTLAWESIDRMAFHDAFSAVPLIAPRPMLQIIGERAVTAWMAVEAHQRATGPRELHWIKGASHVDLYDKQEYVDLAVDKLTDFCTTHLTTD
- a CDS encoding helix-turn-helix transcriptional regulator, which codes for MTSDSDALALGAFLKARRARLTPRECGLPETDSVRRVAGLRREEVARLAAISVDYYTRLEQGRVRASGPVLTTLARALRLDDDQQRYLYELAGRSDARPRRRRPAQRPRPAMRRLLDQLTGTPALVLGRRLDVLAWNSAATALYTDFAALPANRRNYMRLLFTHAVVRHLHRDWAHDAREAVAALRMAAAADPDDPDLAQLVGELSLQDSDFRTWWAEHHVNSASHGTKHYRHHLVGDLTLDCDTWADPDGSGQRLMILTAEPGSPSHDALRILTSWTARQQSANGAQGPAR
- a CDS encoding SgcJ/EcaC family oxidoreductase, translating into MTSDILVVGTVSPEARAAVTGVVKSLEKAFNEKDPIALGEQFAERASWTNARGTRLDGREEITEFSTVAMKSFLGDSFARYDVVKLLEVAPDVIAVNVVQTPTDSTGSPVDGPRGATLYVLARQVDGWHIVAGQNMAVDPRTV
- a CDS encoding dihydrofolate reductase family protein — protein: MDQLLRVMNFNVSRDGIGAGEHQSLESPFGYDHPERLFAWAGATASWPMRTEPGGSRGLDDYFTRDFARNIGAEIMGRNKFGPQRGPWQNHEWRGWWGQEPPFRTPVFVMTHHERPSFTLGDTTFHFVDGDPATVLRQAREAAQGKDVRLGGGVTTIRQFLDAGLVDTLHVAVSPVELTSGLRLWESPDDLRDRYHLEVVPSPSGVTHHLFWRK
- a CDS encoding SRPBCC family protein, translated to MASTSVSRTVPASPDKVWSLIGGFDALPDWLPHIPESTALEGGRVRRLKNSEGEIITERLLEFNEAERHYSYAILQAPFPVNGYVATLRVHTIPGRDDIAEVQWSGRFNPVDATESEVVDLFTGIYRDGLDALHAAVSA
- a CDS encoding aldo/keto reductase; its protein translation is MSLKEILPGRLGFGTAPLGNMFRAIPGEEARATVEAAWEQGIRYYDTAPFYGAGLAEERLGQVLSAKPRDAYVLSTKVGRVILDEPETDVPDFGEKGGLFEHGNSNKILHEWTAEATERSIEGSLKRLGVDRLDIVWVHDIAQDFHGDAWVQKFEEARTGAFRVLSRLRDEGVIKAWGLGVNKTEPIELTLALDEPRPDGFLLAGRYTLLDHEHALQRLLPMAREQNVDMVVGGPYSSGILAGGSHFEYQQAPPEIIERVGRLKALAGEHGISIKAAALQFSLAHPAAAAVVPGATRPSRIAEDTAALNETVPAAFWHDLRAAGLISPAAPLPDGA
- a CDS encoding TIGR03571 family LLM class oxidoreductase, whose amino-acid sequence is MASPHPALARLAPAPGRLTLGVELPLDNDWDPARQHAGREAGRPFGVPDLTGHTRLARLADRLGFAALWLRDVPLYDPVQFGDAGSVFETFTHLGHLAAVTDDAVLATSAIVLPLREPLLVAKAAATVDVLADGRMLLGLASGDRPVEYPLFGRDFRQRGTAFREGVETLRAAWRGGPLELPRAGLGADRQLAVLPRPVHAAGIPIAVAGGAQQTPEWIAEHADASLDYPRDLGALRLKTREWQRLTGGGKPYLTPMVLHLREDPDAPPRPIRLGLSVGSKGLIDHLGRMADLGVAHVSFNLRPNERPVDDVLRELAEDVLPHFPRR
- a CDS encoding aldo/keto reductase, with amino-acid sequence MTTVPAVKLNNGVEIPQLGFGVFQVPDDQTAAAVTNALEAGYRSIDTAAIYGNEGGVGRALAASGLPRRELFVTSKLWNADQGYDATLRAFDASLAKLGLDHLDLYLIHWPTPARDLYLDSWRAIERLAGEGRIRAAGVSNFQPAHLQRLLDNSALVPAVNQIELHPGLQQAELRAFHARHGIATEAWSPLAQGAVLDDPAVTAVADRTGKTPAQVVLRWHLQLGNIVIPKSVTPARIRQNLDVFDFRLTDEDMTAIEAADRGLRTGPHPDQFN
- a CDS encoding GlcG/HbpS family heme-binding protein yields the protein MNATAVTPLTTTDADMLIAAARAAAEAAGVPVSVTVLDAGGHLLAFRRDDRAVLIPGETSTRKAYTALQLNAPTAGPVDLVKPDGPFHSLPTALDRPLLFIAGGVPVHRDGRLVGAVGVGGGAPEQDHAFAATVLEELAR